The following nucleotide sequence is from Peribacillus sp. ACCC06369.
AGTAGCCTCCGCCTTTCAGTCCCTCTTTCTTAACGAGGGGCTCCCGCTTTAGTGTTTCATCTGCCGAAAGCATTTTCCTGCGTTCTGCTTTTTTAACACCTGCAAGGAAATCATATACACGGAGTCCAATGGAAGTACTGAATTTCCCGAAGGTGCCTCCTTTGTGCATCGGTAACAGCATCCATTCCGGCGTGGTCACATGCGGTCCATTTTCATAAACGATTTCCCGCTCTTTACCAACCTCAGCAACCATTTTTATCTCAAATTGCTTCAAATACCTTAAACCGCCATGGACCAGTTTTGTCGAGCGGCTTGAAGTACCTGCCGCAAAGTCCTGCATTTCAACCAATGCCACTTTCATCCCACGGGTAGTTGCATCCAGGGCGATTCCTGCACCGGTAATTCCCCCACCAATGACAACTACATCATATTTTTCCTTTTTCAGAAGTTCAATTGTTTCTTCCCGATATATATTTGAAAACCTCATCCCTGACTCCTCCTTTAAGTAATGCTCTCTATTGTCGTGTAGCTTGAATTACTCGTGAATTCGCGCTATTTACTCGTGTATTCGTACTGTTTTCTCGTGGTTCTGTAAGTTTACTCGTGAGTTCGCACTGTTTTCTCGTGGTTCTGTAAGTTTACTCGTGAGTTCGTGTTGTTTACTCGTGAATTCTGCACGTTTACTCGTGAGTTCGCGCTGTTTACTCGTGAATTCGTGTTGTTTAATCGTGAGTTCGTGCTGTTTTCTCGTGGTTCTGCAAGTTTACTCGTGAGTTCGTGCTGTTTTCTCGTGGTTCTGCAAGTTTACTCGTGAGTTCGTGTTGTTTACTCGTGAGTTCGTGCTGTTTTCTCGTGGTTCTGCAAGTTTACTCGTGAGTTCGTGTTGTTTACTCGTGAGTTCGCGCTGTTTACTCGTGAATTCGTGTTGTTTACTCGTGTATCGTGAGTTCGCACTGTTTTCTCGTGGTTCTGTAAGTTTACTCGTGAGTTCGTGTTGTTTACTCGTGAATTCTGCACGTTTACTCGTGAGTTCGCGCTGTTTACTCGTGAATTCGTGTTGTTTAATCGTGAGTTCGTGCTGTTTTCTCGTGGTTCTGCAAGTTTACTCGTGAGTTCGTGCTGTTTTCTCGTGGTTCTGCAAGTTTACTCGTGAGTTCGTGTTGTTTACTCGTGAGTTCGCGCTGTTTACTCGTGAATTCGTGTTGTTTACTCGTGTATCGTGAGTTCGCACTGTTTTCTCGTGGTTCTGTAAGTTTACTCGTGTATCGTGAGTTCGCACTGTTTTCTCGTGGTTCTGTAAGTTTACTCGTGTATTCGTGCTGTTACTCGTGAGTTCGCACTGTTTTCTCGTGGTTCTGCAAGTTTACTCGTGAGTTCGTGTTGTTTACTCGTGAATTCTGCACGTTTACTCGTGAATTCGCGCTGTTTACTCGTGAGTTCGCTTATATTCAAATGATTCATTTGTTCTCATAGTTTCTCATTCATATAGATATTAATATCCCTAATCTGCCTTTAAAAACAAAAAAAGAGAGACCATAAATGCACATTATCGAATTCACGATAACGCATTCATGGTCTCTCCTGTTCTCCGGCCGAGTTATTAACTTGATTTCAGTATAGCACACTCCAGCTCATTTGAGAAAGAATTCACCTTGTTTTTTTATTTAAACGCCATTGCAGCGTGTACAGCTTTTTTCCAGCCCTCATATAATTTATCACTATCTTGCTCTGCCATGGATTGTTTGAAGGTTTTGTCCACCGCCCATTGCCGAGAAATTTCTTCTTGATCCTTCCAATACCCGACAGCAAGTCCCGCTAAATACGCAGCCCCCAATGCCGTAGTTTCGTTTATGATCGGCCTTTCGACAGGCACCCGTAATAAATCACTTTGGAATTGCATTAAGAAGTCATTCTTGACTGCACCGCCATCCACTCTCAATGTCTGCAGCTCGATTCCTGAATCCGCCTCCATTGCATCAAGGACATCCTTCGTTTGATACGCAAGTGATTCAAGTGTGGCACGAATGAAATGTTCTTTGGAGGTACCGCGCGTCAAACCAAAAACGGCTCCCCGCACTTCACTGTCCCAATATGGAGTTCCAAGGCCTACAAAAGCCGGCACTACATATACTCCATCCGTACTTTCCACCCGTTTTGCATAGGCTTCGCTATCCTTGGCATCATGAAGCATCCGCAGACCATCTCGCAGCCATTGGATTGCGGAGCCAGCTACGAATATACTGCCTTCCAGTGCATATTCGACCTTCCCATTCAATCCCCAAGCAAGGGTCGTCAATAGTCCGTGGTCGGAACTGACAGCCTTTTCCCCTGTATTCATGAGCATGAAACAGCCTGTGCCATACGTATTTTTGGCCATTCCTTCATTAAAGCAGGCTTGGCCAAATAATGCAGCCTGCTGATCACCGGCTGCTCCGGCAATCGGAATAGATTGGCCGAAGAAATGATACTCGACCGTACGTGCATACTCCTCGGATGATGGTCTTACTTCCGGCAGCATCGACTTCGGTACAGTCAATATCTCCAGCAGTTCTTCATCCCATTTCAGTTCATGAATATTGTACATCAATGTCCGAGATGCGTTGGAATAGTCCGTTACGTGAGCCTTGCCTCCTGAAAGCTTCCAGATTAGCCAAGTATCGATGGTACCGAATAACAGCTTGCCTTCCTCCGCCCTTTGTCGTGCCCCTTCCACATTATCGAGGATCCATTT
It contains:
- the glpK gene encoding glycerol kinase GlpK, with the translated sequence MEKYILSLDQGTTSSRAILFNKKGEIVHSSQKEFTQHFPKPGWVEHNANEIWGSILAVIAGVLSESGVKPEQIAGIGITNQRETAVVWDKETGTPVYNAIVWQSRQTSEICDDLKEKGLNDLFRDKTGLLIDAYFSGTKVKWILDNVEGARQRAEEGKLLFGTIDTWLIWKLSGGKAHVTDYSNASRTLMYNIHELKWDEELLEILTVPKSMLPEVRPSSEEYARTVEYHFFGQSIPIAGAAGDQQAALFGQACFNEGMAKNTYGTGCFMLMNTGEKAVSSDHGLLTTLAWGLNGKVEYALEGSIFVAGSAIQWLRDGLRMLHDAKDSEAYAKRVESTDGVYVVPAFVGLGTPYWDSEVRGAVFGLTRGTSKEHFIRATLESLAYQTKDVLDAMEADSGIELQTLRVDGGAVKNDFLMQFQSDLLRVPVERPIINETTALGAAYLAGLAVGYWKDQEEISRQWAVDKTFKQSMAEQDSDKLYEGWKKAVHAAMAFK